From Nitrospirota bacterium, a single genomic window includes:
- a CDS encoding PilZ domain-containing protein, with protein MTKPRKHARYQVEFPAIFGGDHTGIGIVYNLGIGGCKIVSALAVDKGALLSVQLKVPDRTDPIVIRAATVRWIMELEFGIEFLEMQELERARLEQFLGTQVNIAS; from the coding sequence ATGACTAAACCGAGGAAGCATGCTCGCTATCAGGTGGAATTTCCTGCGATATTCGGAGGCGATCATACTGGGATAGGTATCGTCTACAACCTCGGGATTGGTGGTTGTAAAATCGTCAGCGCCCTTGCCGTAGACAAGGGCGCCCTGCTCTCAGTGCAGCTCAAGGTTCCGGACCGGACTGATCCCATTGTCATTCGAGCCGCCACAGTCCGGTGGATCATGGAGCTAGAGTTTGGGATAGAATTTCTTGAGATGCAGGAGCTGGAGCGGGCGCGCCTGGAGCAATTCCTGGGAACTCAAGTCAACATCGCCTCATAG
- a CDS encoding type II toxin-antitoxin system RelE/ParE family toxin, with protein sequence MAWYRLAYRPTVLKDLGHLELSLAQRLLDKTKWIASNIDNLRHEPIAPDLPGLSKYAVEDWRIFYSIDRNDHLVDIHGFIRQRELRS encoded by the coding sequence ATGGCCTGGTACCGGCTTGCCTACCGCCCGACCGTCCTCAAGGATCTTGGACACCTTGAGCTTTCTCTGGCACAGCGGCTTCTGGACAAGACCAAATGGATCGCCTCCAACATAGATAACTTACGCCACGAACCGATTGCACCGGATCTTCCGGGCCTTTCTAAATATGCGGTCGAAGACTGGCGGATTTTTTATTCCATTGACCGAAACGATCATCTGGTCGATATTCACGGCTTCATTCGCCAGAGAGAGCTCCGTTCATGA
- a CDS encoding glutamine synthetase III, with translation MGSSANARFEAIREISKRAPRKFDPPRDEQGKLLRVSEFYGVNTFDLHKMKEQLPKEVFTKLVQTIDLGKKLDRDIADTVAHAIKEWALTRNVTHFCHWFQPQTGATAEKHDAFLSFDDHNRPIEAFSGSQLIQSEPDASSFPSGGMRTTFEARGYTAWDPSSPVFIMEHTNGRTLCIPSVFISYHGDALDEKTALLRSSDVLSHKACELLWLIGDRGVKRVVPTLGVEQEYFLIDRAFFNLRPDLVMTGRTLIGGQPPKGQQLEDHYFGSIPVRAQAFMAEMEYELYKTGVPVKTRHNEVAPSQFESAPIFEEANIATDHNQLVMEVLRKVALRHNFSVLLHEKPFEGINGSGKHNNWSMSITGSGPEQDGDNLLDPGKTPHQNLRFLLVLAGVMKGVYAHAGLLRASIASAGNDHRLGANEAPPAIISIFLGDMLNRILDEIEQGTTQEQNPEATVLKLGVSKLPEVMKDNADRNRTSPFAFTGNKFEFRAVGSSASTAFPVTILNAAVADGFTEIIESLKARLRTSSTIESAVLEVVKEAIQETHPIRFEGNNYSKDWVNEAERRGIPNLRKTPEALAELTKPKSKAMLAKMGIFTEAELVSRFHVRTERYVKNLLIEIDTLCSMVETQILPAAYAYHGMLAAAVLSCKSLVTTAPQADVLTRLGGLIISLQTKRMALEASLHKVEALSSEEEKALLLAHEVTLAMSDVRQVCDELESIVADDYWPLPKYREMLFLS, from the coding sequence ATGGGTAGCAGTGCCAACGCTCGGTTCGAAGCGATTCGGGAAATAAGCAAGCGCGCGCCGCGCAAGTTTGATCCCCCACGCGATGAGCAGGGAAAGCTTCTGCGGGTTTCGGAATTCTACGGGGTCAACACCTTTGATCTTCACAAGATGAAGGAGCAGCTTCCCAAAGAAGTCTTTACGAAACTGGTGCAGACGATCGATCTGGGAAAGAAGCTAGATCGGGACATCGCTGACACCGTGGCCCACGCGATCAAGGAATGGGCGCTCACTCGCAACGTGACGCATTTTTGCCACTGGTTTCAGCCGCAAACGGGAGCCACTGCCGAGAAACATGATGCCTTTCTGAGCTTCGACGATCATAACCGACCGATCGAAGCCTTTTCCGGCTCCCAGCTGATCCAAAGTGAGCCGGACGCGTCGAGTTTTCCATCGGGTGGTATGCGCACGACATTTGAAGCGCGCGGATATACCGCGTGGGATCCTTCGAGTCCTGTGTTCATCATGGAGCACACGAACGGAAGGACGCTCTGCATCCCTTCCGTCTTTATCAGCTACCACGGCGATGCGCTTGATGAAAAGACCGCGCTCCTACGAAGTAGTGACGTCCTTTCACACAAGGCATGCGAGCTGCTTTGGCTAATCGGTGACAGGGGAGTCAAGCGCGTGGTTCCTACCCTTGGCGTTGAGCAGGAGTATTTTCTCATCGACCGCGCCTTTTTTAACCTGCGACCGGACCTGGTGATGACCGGACGGACACTGATCGGAGGCCAGCCCCCGAAAGGGCAGCAGCTCGAAGACCACTATTTTGGGAGCATCCCAGTCCGGGCGCAGGCTTTTATGGCGGAAATGGAATACGAGCTGTATAAAACAGGTGTGCCAGTGAAGACCCGTCATAACGAAGTGGCACCCTCGCAGTTTGAATCAGCGCCGATTTTTGAAGAAGCCAATATTGCCACGGACCACAATCAATTAGTCATGGAAGTCTTACGCAAGGTCGCCCTCCGTCATAATTTCTCGGTTCTCCTGCACGAGAAGCCCTTTGAGGGAATCAACGGAAGTGGAAAACATAACAATTGGTCGATGTCGATCACAGGTAGCGGCCCGGAACAGGATGGGGATAACCTTCTTGATCCGGGGAAAACCCCTCATCAGAACCTTCGGTTTCTCCTCGTCCTGGCTGGAGTCATGAAGGGCGTCTATGCCCATGCCGGGTTATTGCGTGCGTCGATCGCCTCGGCGGGAAACGATCATCGGTTGGGTGCCAATGAGGCCCCTCCGGCAATCATCTCGATCTTCCTCGGAGACATGCTTAATCGTATCCTCGATGAAATCGAACAGGGGACAACGCAAGAACAAAACCCGGAAGCAACCGTGCTGAAGCTTGGGGTGAGCAAGCTCCCCGAAGTCATGAAGGATAATGCCGACCGCAATCGAACGTCACCCTTTGCATTTACAGGGAATAAATTTGAGTTTCGTGCGGTTGGTTCATCAGCTTCGACCGCGTTTCCCGTGACAATCCTGAATGCGGCGGTGGCTGACGGTTTTACAGAGATCATCGAATCTCTCAAGGCGAGGTTGCGAACTTCGAGCACGATCGAGTCCGCAGTGCTTGAGGTGGTGAAGGAAGCCATTCAAGAGACTCATCCCATTCGATTCGAGGGGAATAATTATAGCAAAGACTGGGTAAACGAGGCTGAACGGCGCGGAATCCCAAATCTGCGGAAAACCCCGGAAGCATTGGCAGAATTGACCAAGCCCAAGTCCAAAGCCATGCTTGCCAAGATGGGGATTTTCACCGAGGCTGAATTGGTATCTCGTTTTCATGTCAGGACTGAGCGGTACGTCAAAAATTTGCTCATCGAAATCGATACCCTGTGCTCGATGGTGGAAACGCAGATTCTTCCTGCTGCATACGCCTATCACGGCATGCTGGCTGCTGCCGTGTTGAGCTGCAAGTCCCTTGTGACCACGGCGCCGCAGGCTGATGTATTGACCCGCCTTGGAGGGCTCATCATCTCTCTTCAGACGAAACGAATGGCGCTCGAGGCCTCGTTGCATAAAGTCGAAGCATTGAGCAGCGAAGAAGAGAAGGCGCTGCTCCTTGCTCACGAAGTCACGTTGGCCATGTCCGATGTCCGCCAAGTCTGTGACGAACTCGAATCCATCGTGGCGGACGATTACTGGCCGCTTCCGAAGTATCGGGAGATGTTGTTTCTGTCTTAG
- a CDS encoding PilZ domain-containing protein, whose product MVTRKYPRFSVSLSSTLVHKDQFRHSGSIRNLSVKGCNVDSMIHPFTGMQLTVQLHVPGEATPILISNAAVRWSGASGIGLEFLTVAPPHQDRLDRIIQQLQPKTGPQ is encoded by the coding sequence ATGGTCACCAGAAAGTATCCACGATTCTCAGTGTCGCTCTCCAGCACCTTGGTGCACAAGGACCAGTTCCGCCATTCGGGATCCATTCGAAACCTTTCTGTCAAGGGGTGCAACGTAGACAGTATGATCCACCCATTTACCGGCATGCAGCTGACCGTGCAGTTACATGTCCCAGGAGAAGCCACCCCTATCTTGATTTCTAACGCCGCAGTCCGCTGGTCCGGAGCTTCCGGCATTGGCCTTGAGTTTCTGACAGTAGCTCCCCCGCATCAAGACCGGCTAGACCGGATTATCCAACAGCTCCAACCGAAGACCGGCCCGCAATAG
- a CDS encoding class I SAM-dependent RNA methyltransferase: MDSTKLRFFAPCPRGLETMLEAELHGLGVPTTTKTEGGVGFTAPWSTMYWVNLKSHIASRVLWEVGQSPYRSEDDVYRAAYALAWPEWFAPSQTIKVKVSARRCPLPSLDFLTLRIKDAVCDKFVASRHKRPSVNTERPNIKVDAYLDQSTVTFYLDTSGEPLFKRGHRMVSIEAPLRENLAAGILRLTRWTAKEVLLDPMCGGGTIPLEAALIARQIPPGISRSFAFERLLVHEEKRWGQLREAARAKQLGAVPAAIYASDHDPAMVKIAQRTFQGAGVGIDIRLKQSDILDLEAPADGGVMVINPPYGVRLSQPDELESFYPKLGDWLKQRFTGWRAYVLTGDARMPKLIGLAPSKRIPLFNGALECRLYEFLIVQGGARRRFSPPTQTIG, encoded by the coding sequence ATGGATAGCACAAAACTACGGTTCTTTGCACCCTGTCCGCGCGGTCTGGAAACTATGCTTGAAGCAGAGCTCCATGGTCTTGGTGTGCCGACGACGACCAAGACAGAAGGTGGCGTCGGCTTCACCGCCCCCTGGTCGACCATGTACTGGGTGAATTTGAAGTCTCACATCGCGAGCCGAGTGCTGTGGGAAGTCGGACAGAGCCCCTACCGTTCGGAAGACGATGTCTACCGAGCGGCCTATGCGCTCGCCTGGCCCGAGTGGTTTGCTCCTTCACAGACGATTAAGGTCAAGGTGAGCGCACGCCGCTGCCCCCTCCCCAGCCTGGACTTTCTCACCCTCCGGATCAAAGACGCAGTCTGCGATAAGTTCGTCGCATCGCGCCACAAAAGACCCAGCGTTAATACAGAGCGACCGAACATCAAGGTCGATGCCTATCTTGACCAGAGTACCGTCACGTTCTATCTCGATACCTCCGGCGAACCCCTTTTCAAACGTGGCCATAGGATGGTCTCCATCGAAGCACCGCTGAGGGAAAATCTGGCAGCAGGAATTCTTCGGCTCACCCGCTGGACCGCCAAAGAAGTCCTGCTCGATCCCATGTGCGGAGGCGGCACCATCCCACTCGAAGCAGCCTTGATAGCCCGCCAGATCCCGCCGGGCATCTCCCGGAGCTTTGCCTTCGAACGGCTGCTGGTTCATGAGGAGAAACGCTGGGGGCAGCTACGTGAAGCGGCTCGCGCCAAACAATTGGGCGCAGTGCCAGCAGCCATCTATGCCTCAGACCATGATCCCGCCATGGTGAAGATCGCGCAACGGACGTTTCAGGGAGCCGGTGTGGGAATCGATATCCGTCTGAAGCAAAGCGACATACTCGATCTCGAAGCCCCAGCCGACGGGGGTGTGATGGTCATCAACCCTCCCTATGGGGTGCGTCTCAGCCAACCGGATGAGTTGGAGTCCTTCTACCCCAAACTCGGCGACTGGTTGAAGCAACGGTTCACCGGATGGCGCGCCTATGTTCTGACAGGTGATGCCCGCATGCCGAAGCTGATCGGCCTTGCCCCTTCCAAACGCATTCCCCTCTTCAACGGCGCCTTGGAATGCCGGCTCTATGAATTCCTCATTGTCCAAGGGGGTGCCAGACGACGCTTCAGTCCGCCAACCCAGACCATAGGTTAG
- a CDS encoding NUDIX hydrolase → MNYCSACGAPVTKKVPEGDNLPRFVCDTCQAIHYHNPKIVAGCIPEWNGDILLCRRAIDPKLGLWTFPAGFMEIGESIDQAAARETLEEARAQVERISLFAVLSLPHIGQAYLVFRGPMSSPDFGAGEESLEVQLFSLNTIPWDQIAFPVVKDVLRRYVEDVTRGKFQVHVASLQDRLC, encoded by the coding sequence ATGAACTACTGCAGCGCTTGCGGTGCTCCGGTTACGAAGAAGGTTCCCGAAGGGGACAACTTGCCCCGGTTCGTCTGCGACACCTGCCAGGCTATTCATTACCACAATCCCAAGATTGTCGCAGGCTGTATTCCGGAGTGGAATGGTGACATTCTCCTTTGCCGCCGCGCGATCGATCCCAAATTGGGTCTCTGGACCTTCCCTGCCGGCTTCATGGAAATCGGCGAGAGCATTGATCAAGCGGCAGCGCGTGAAACCTTGGAGGAAGCGCGGGCTCAGGTTGAGCGTATCTCCCTCTTTGCAGTCCTGAGCCTTCCACACATTGGCCAGGCCTATCTGGTATTTCGAGGGCCGATGAGTTCTCCGGATTTCGGAGCTGGTGAGGAAAGCCTCGAAGTGCAGCTCTTCTCTCTCAATACCATTCCCTGGGACCAGATCGCGTTCCCTGTGGTCAAGGATGTCTTGCGTCGCTATGTCGAGGATGTGACGCGGGGCAAGTTCCAGGTGCATGTGGCGAGCCTGCAGGACCGACTCTGCTAG